From Melospiza melodia melodia isolate bMelMel2 chromosome 2, bMelMel2.pri, whole genome shotgun sequence:
CCAGCCATCCAGCAGTGCCTGCCTTGTGCTATATTTGGAAATGAGGTTTCTGCTCCAGGGCCTCATCCTTTGTAAAGCACTTAAGTGCATGCTTAAATGCTCATCTGCTCCAAGCCAGGAATGCTGATTCGAATGGATTCTTGGTGGCATGAAGGAAAGCAGCATTCAACCAGGGTCATGCCATGTTTCAGCTGCAAGAAACCCAGGACACAAGTATCTTGGGGGAGGAGATGGGAATGTTTACCATTTGTGCCACCTTCTCTGCTATCAGAGATGAGATGGAGACTCAGTGATGAGGAGCTACTCCCATGGGCACTACTGCCCCCAAGGAAGTTGCCAACATGGCCTGGGGACGTAGGGTCTTATCTCATTACAGTgatttatatttaatataaaacTGCTCCCCGCCTTCCTCACATATGTTGAGAAGGCTGCAGGTGAATCACATGTCCCTCAGGTCACAGTCACTAGCATAAGACAGTGCAAAACTGTGAGGAGTGAAGGTGGTatgaagcagaagcagagaaatAATACATTTTGAGCAAGGGGGAGACACGCAGAGCTTCACTGCCCAAACCACCTTTACACATTGGCACAAATGTCAGTGTTTGGACACTACTAACATTTGGGACACAGGTTTTCTAGTCCCACAGGCAGAGTACCTTTCTCCTCGGCAAAGCGGATTAGAAAAAATTTCTCTGCTTTTGCAACTGAGCATTTCTTTCGCTAATTATCTTGTTTCCCAGTCTTATTCCAAGTAGAATACTTCAGATTGGTCTGCCtttaattttccttctttctgtgAGGTAGACTGCAAAGCCTTTGAGAACAAAATATTTCATAGACTTTTCCTGTCAGTGGTTTCAGGAATTTCCAATTCATCTCTATAAGTATTGTCTGGCCATGCTTAGGGATGGTCAGCTTTGAgggcaaaaggaaaaaatctttctCTGTTTTTACTCTTTATTCTTTGTGCTAAAACAGAGGTTATTTGTATGCCAGACATCCCTTCATATGACTGAGTTTATGACCTATTCTTGTCATAGAAGCTGCAAGAAATCATGACGTAGTTCCCACTCCAAGTATTAAAACCTCAAAAGTTAGTCTTGACTTTCATCACCACCATAGCTGTCAGAGCACAGAGTTCCTGTTTTGAGGGAGGTATTATTAACACCAAAATTTCTGGCCATTAATTTATTCACTAACTTACATGTGAGACTTGGGTCTATTCATAGAGTACTCCATCTTTAATAAGGAAGGCTGTCTAGTGGCTTGAACATCCTGTTGAACTGGGTCATATTGGAGTACCACTAAGCTTGTGAGCTGGTGCCAGCCACTTGATATCTCTGTCTCCAGTACCTCAGGTGAAGATAACCTTACAGAGAAAAATCTGGGACACTTTTGTGGCAGTAATACAAAAAGCTAATGTTAACACTTGGAAAAGTGCATGCTGGTTTTTGCCAGTGGCAGCTTCACACTCATCAGAAGCCCAGGGACATTTCTGAGTGGAGTTTTTTTCCCTACAAGTGACTTACAATATTGAGAATTTATCAGGAAACAGGAATGTCACTAATTCAGCATGAGTaaaaggaaactttttttttgtatttatattattttttccatgatgctgaaaatggttttgcAATTGATATGTGTCTGGTTCAGCTTGAAGTCATATTTTCTTTAGAGTTGCCCCACATGACAAGTCAGAGTAATATCAGTGTGCATTTCCTGGGCTGTGGTTGTTAATGTCTGCACATTTCTTTGAGGGCCTGAGGTGGAAGGCACCATGTGGCTGTGACACACAGTTGTAAAGCTGTGATTCTGACAGCAGAATGCTAATCTGAAATGTGACTCTGGAATTACTGCTGCTTCTGCTCCTCGCTTCCCCTTCACAGTGAAATACACAGAAATCAGATGCtcctcattcttttttttcccccaactccCATGCTTTCAGTTCCACTGAGGTAGAAAATAACCTAAAATGCTTCTGAAATTGTATTTTCCAGGGGATTTCCTAATGCACCAGGTTGCCTCAAATGGGTAGAAACAGAAGTCTGTCCCTTGTATGGAACAGCACAGCGAGCACCTACTTTCTGTGAATTAATTCCCCACCTCCCCTTTAAAATAAGCGTCATTATAtggactgaatttttttttctgagtttttgaGTCATCTTGGAACACTGGGTGCCATCCTGTTGCTGACCTTAGCCCAAAAGGATCCTTTTACACGCAAAGCTGTGCATTTAGGGGTGTGCTTTGTCACAAAGCTATTCCCTTCTAAGCACAGTCTAGAGGCTACGGTCTGCAAAACCTCTTCCCAAGTAACGACATTTGGAAAacctgtttgtttttcttttttttcctctttacttACAGGTACCTGTGTTCACCGTGGACCGATGAATGTTAGCCAGCCTTATGTTGCCAAGCTGAACTGGAGAGGATTTTCCTACAAATATGGTTCCTGGGGTAGAGATTATGATCCCTCTAACCCAGAGAATGACGTCTATTGGGTTGCACCATTGAACACCGATGGTAGATACTTAGAATACTTTAGAATTTATAATTCTTTTGATGATTTGCTGCTGTTTAAATACACGTATGAAAGGAGAGTAACGTATGGGGAAGGAAGTGGTGCTGCCCTTTATAAAAATTATTTGTACTATCATTATTATGGTTCCAGATATATGGTGAAGCACAATATAAACACAAACACTGAGGTTTTGAGGAAGGAGCTTCCAAATGCTGTTATTGGTAACCGTTTCTCTTATGCAGGCGTAGCATGGCAGGACATAGATTTTGCCGTGGATGAAAGTGGGTTATGGGTAATATATTCAACTGAAAATAACGTGGGCAACATTGTGATTAGCAAGCTCAATGAGACCACACTTGATGTGCTAAATACTTGGCAGACGAGACAGTACAAGCCATCTGTTTCCAATGCTTTCATAGTATGTGGTGTTCTTTACGCCACAAGGCCGTTGAACACTAAGAAAGAGGAGATCTTCTACATGTATGACACAAGTACTGGCCAAGAAAACAGATTGAGTATCATCATGGATAAAAAGTTAGATACAATCCAGAGTATTGATTACAGCCCCATAGATCAGAAACTGTATGTTTACAGTGATAGTTACCTTGTAAGATACGATGTGACTTTTCAGCCTTAGTACCTCAGGGACATTCACATATGACAAAACTGGCAGCAGCCAGTGTGAGAGATCCAATGGACCTTTAGACAATGCTACTGTCAGTTCAGAGTTCATCTAGCCTGGTGATCTTTATGTGGGGGTGTCTTACAGGTACTTATACTCTTTAAAGGAATTGCCCACTATGACCACTAATATTGCTGCCAGCAGTTGGCATTATGGAGTTTCTTAGGTTTTTCTTGGTGTTTATTGGTGCTCAGTGCTTTTCAATTGTCCATTTTCTGGGGGTTAGATTCAGTGCTTTTTGTTTGCAGAAATAGCTGGGTGCAGACTATCTGGTGACCGAGTAGCTAATTACCCACTGATTTGCATTTGTCAGAGTAACACAAGCAAGGCACTCAGAAACAGAATGAATTTCCACTGATCTTCATCAGAGTGAAATGAGGCCTCAGAGAAATTAATTCAAGGATTAAAATAGATTAGGAAGTAGACTTGGTTGGAAGACAGCAATCCATTTGTTAGTTGGAAGCAGTGGTATCTGGCTTAAGGCTTTAGGAGGGAGGGTAAAAATGCCCTTTGCTGTGTAGGGGCTACCGCAGGAAGGGAAGGCATTGTGGAAGGGACAGGGCTCCCTGCCCTCGATAGCCCTGATGCAGTGGGACACTGGCCCCTGGCCCCCAACTCTGGCTGCCTCCAAGCAGTTTACACTCCCAAGCTGCCACACTACCAGGCTGCCTTATTGGAGTGCTTGTGGAGGCAAAACTGGCAGTATGGTTTTCATCAATGTTCCTTCTGTCTCATTCTGCTTCCCTTATTAATTTTGTGTGTCTAAACCTGGCCCTACAAATGGTCTTACTATAATCTAGCCATATACTCCATTTTCCAGCCAGTGCAGTGCAAAGAAcgctgttttccttttctttatgttcttctaaGTTTATGCAAATCCTCCCATTGACTTTATTGGCCACGAGTGGCACTTGGTGTGTATAACGCACTGCCATAGAATAACAGACATGTTATTTGATGTGCCTCTTTTCAACATTTTTGCCATTCTGTTATTAGATTCCTGAGAGCCTCATTAATCTAGGCTCCTATTTGTTCCCTGGGTAATTCTGTCTCACAGCAAGGTAAGAGGTCTTGTGGAAAACATAAGTCTTTTCAAACTAGTTGAATATATGATAGAGTTTTCATTTTCTTAAATGGCTATTGTGTGATAGTTTCTGAATATGTGCACTGTAACAATGTCTTATTTTCATCACATCAGAAAGCAAGCCAAAACACTGAAATTCAGAGCTTAGAAATGACAAAGAAAGCAGTTCATGTGATTAATTTTCTTCTGTTACATATGCAACTGTGTCTGTGTCCTCTGATAATCAAAATCAACATGTATGCAAATGATTGcttttgttttaataaaaaacTGTTTCAAAGAATCTCAGTTGTTCTATAGAGCCATTTAAAGTTATGTGTGACAAATAGGTAATTTCTGTGATGAAACAGGAAACCTGGGCACCAAATATTTGAAACAGGATCACTGCACTCACTTGGGCTCTGTGTGCTTAAGTAGGAGCAATGAAAGGTGTGAATCTGTATGTCAACAAGTATGGAAGAGGAGCTTTATTTCCCTGCATGGAAATATGTTAGCTGGTTAGGGCAACACTTCTTCACCAAGCTGAGATGTTACTCAAGATATTGGAGGCAGATGAACTGATAACATGTTTTGAATCCAGGTGCTGCCACTTATCAGGTATCAGCATCTGTTTCTTGGAAACCTGTGAAATGAATTTGAAAGCCATGGAGGCGTTGGTGCAGTAATCAGATCAGGAAGTACAGGCAGGGCTGCTGTGTGAATAATCTACAACAGACCAAATAAGGGTTTAgctgagaaagaaagaagaaaatactgaaaaaaaaaataaaaatccactcttcatctgtgtgtgtgtcacggAATGTGACTAACTCTTCACTTATTATCAAGAAATGTCATCAGCATGGGCCTTGAGGCTCCTCAGCTCACCATCTTTTAGGGAGGGAGTTGATATTAAAATGCAAGTAATAGATTCCCATGAATTGGTTGTGGTTCTCAAGTCCTTCCTTCAAGGTCTTTATTGTTTCAATGGCTTTCAGCTttgggtattaggaagaaattctttatgtgAGAGTGAGGTGAGgtgctggaacaggttgcccagagaggctgtggatgccccatctctggaagtgttcaaaaccaGGCTGTGgtcaagtggaaggtgtccttgcctgtggcagaggggttggaactagaagatctttaaggtctcttccaacccaaactattttatgattctatcatTCTATGATTCCTGGGGACAGCTTTCTCCCCTTTGGAAACCACATTTGGCCTGGACTGGAGGCTGCCATGGTGATCTGGAGGTGGGGATGCTCTGGCTGCCCACCGTGTTCAGTTGTAGTGTGGCCCTGACCTGTGTGGCTTGGCACCAGGCTCCAACTGTGACCACTGAGAGGGGAAGATTGTGACAGCAGCCATCTCTTCAGGATGCCTCTCAATGTCACTGC
This genomic window contains:
- the OLFM4 gene encoding olfactomedin-4 → MKHTLVAVLFLMQGASALAETTAATGVTGHLSTMLPYLTQPGNTNGKLLPSPKLFANVSGSVNDEGTCQCSVYLPDTTFPVQKAEQLEIIATTLSEKFEAELSKVREYSKRIELYQQQILNLTIRVQQVEMGSVSYTELDFQLLKVEISDLEKLVTQLKPSLVGSNAIVEQIYLEITNLTILVNELESLDKNNVLAIRRQIVSLQNRLKECEENATRTTPPPYFPPGTCVHRGPMNVSQPYVAKLNWRGFSYKYGSWGRDYDPSNPENDVYWVAPLNTDGRYLEYFRIYNSFDDLLLFKYTYERRVTYGEGSGAALYKNYLYYHYYGSRYMVKHNINTNTEVLRKELPNAVIGNRFSYAGVAWQDIDFAVDESGLWVIYSTENNVGNIVISKLNETTLDVLNTWQTRQYKPSVSNAFIVCGVLYATRPLNTKKEEIFYMYDTSTGQENRLSIIMDKKLDTIQSIDYSPIDQKLYVYSDSYLVRYDVTFQP